The Synechocystis sp. PCC 7509 genome includes a window with the following:
- a CDS encoding GumC family protein produces MKSTEYIDFRQYLLAIQRRWLPATAIFTCVVGLALLNVFLQKPVYEAKGKILIKKSSNVTSAITQGEEIGGLSSVGSQSDPLITEIELIRSTPVARKTISTLNLNIKPQAFLDDLKILRIGKTDILEISYQNSDPKVAALAVNEVVNFYLANNVVDNRSEAATARRFIVKQLPKTEAIVRQAEELLRRFEEQNSIVDLEGEAKSAVSEIANLESQLSTAQVQLADTTTQSQTLQNDLLGMGSQQAIVASSVSQSPGVQKAVEELQQVESQLATGLTIYQETHPKIIDLQSKKASLESLLQGRVEQVIGAPTNAVSQDLQVGQLKQQLTTNLVQLETQRLGLESQVSALSNLLASYKQRANVLPGLKQRKGELEREVKAAQSTYETLLRRLEEIRVEENRVVGNARLIEVAEVPEKPVGANEERTIALGVLLGILLGVGTALILDALDTSIKTVKEAREVFGGTLLGLIPFFGKKDLDQDIPIIVARDLPRSSISEAYRTFQANLNFLSSDKELKVVVVTSSIPQEGKSTLCANLAVTMAQSERRVLLIDADTRQPSQHKIWNLVNQVGLSNVLVNKADLKTAIKKVMPNLSVLPAGAIPPNPMPLLESKRMTSLIDHFSDSYDFVIIDTPALNIGADAAILGKIADGILLVVRPGVVNSASATTAKEFLEHSGQNVLGLVINGMSSDNNHYSSYTVKDYYNGEDLKLSKTLALNSRKNLGNS; encoded by the coding sequence GTGAAATCAACAGAATACATAGACTTTCGGCAATATTTACTAGCCATCCAAAGACGTTGGCTACCAGCGACAGCTATTTTTACTTGTGTTGTGGGACTAGCACTCTTGAATGTGTTTTTGCAAAAGCCCGTCTATGAAGCAAAAGGCAAAATATTAATCAAAAAGTCAAGTAATGTTACTTCTGCCATCACCCAAGGAGAAGAAATAGGAGGTTTAAGTTCTGTAGGGTCGCAAAGCGACCCTTTAATTACAGAAATCGAGCTTATTCGTTCCACCCCCGTCGCCCGCAAAACTATATCGACACTGAATCTAAACATTAAGCCTCAAGCGTTTTTAGACGACCTCAAAATACTCAGAATTGGCAAAACGGACATCCTAGAAATTTCCTATCAAAACTCCGATCCGAAAGTAGCGGCTTTGGCAGTCAACGAAGTTGTAAATTTTTACTTGGCTAATAATGTAGTAGATAATCGCTCCGAAGCTGCGACGGCACGCCGATTTATTGTCAAGCAGTTGCCCAAAACTGAAGCTATAGTCCGTCAAGCGGAAGAACTTTTGCGCAGATTTGAAGAACAAAACAGTATTGTAGATTTGGAAGGCGAAGCCAAGTCAGCAGTATCAGAAATTGCTAACTTAGAAAGTCAACTTAGCACTGCCCAAGTTCAACTTGCAGACACCACTACTCAATCTCAAACATTGCAAAATGACTTATTGGGCATGGGTTCACAACAAGCTATAGTTGCAAGTTCTGTTAGCCAATCACCCGGCGTACAAAAGGCAGTAGAAGAATTACAGCAAGTAGAAAGCCAGTTAGCAACCGGACTAACTATCTATCAAGAGACTCATCCTAAAATAATCGATCTACAAAGTAAAAAAGCATCTCTAGAATCTCTATTGCAAGGACGAGTTGAACAAGTCATAGGCGCTCCTACTAACGCCGTAAGCCAAGACTTGCAGGTGGGACAGCTTAAACAACAACTTACTACAAATCTCGTTCAACTAGAGACACAACGCTTAGGTTTAGAAAGTCAAGTTTCTGCTTTGTCTAATTTACTAGCAAGTTACAAACAACGGGCGAATGTTTTACCTGGATTAAAGCAACGTAAAGGGGAACTAGAACGAGAAGTAAAAGCAGCCCAATCAACTTATGAAACTCTTTTGCGTAGACTTGAAGAAATTAGAGTTGAAGAAAACCGAGTAGTTGGAAACGCTAGGCTGATAGAAGTAGCAGAGGTTCCAGAAAAACCTGTAGGCGCAAATGAAGAAAGAACCATAGCCCTAGGAGTTTTATTAGGAATATTGCTGGGAGTCGGTACAGCTTTGATTTTAGATGCCCTAGATACTTCAATCAAAACAGTCAAAGAGGCAAGGGAAGTATTTGGAGGTACTTTGCTGGGGTTGATTCCGTTTTTTGGTAAGAAAGATTTAGATCAAGATATTCCTATAATCGTGGCAAGAGATTTGCCTCGTTCATCTATTAGTGAAGCCTACAGAACATTTCAAGCTAACTTGAATTTTCTAAGTTCTGACAAAGAACTAAAAGTTGTTGTCGTCACAAGTTCTATACCTCAAGAAGGCAAATCAACCCTATGCGCCAACTTGGCTGTAACAATGGCTCAATCAGAGCGGAGAGTTTTATTAATAGATGCAGATACACGCCAGCCTTCTCAGCATAAAATTTGGAACTTGGTCAATCAAGTTGGATTAAGTAATGTGCTTGTCAATAAGGCAGATTTAAAAACAGCAATTAAAAAAGTTATGCCTAATTTATCGGTACTTCCGGCGGGAGCTATACCTCCAAACCCAATGCCTTTACTTGAATCTAAGCGCATGACTTCATTAATAGATCATTTTTCAGACAGTTATGATTTTGTGATTATTGATACTCCAGCCTTAAATATTGGAGCCGATGCAGCTATTTTAGGTAAGATAGCTGATGGCATTTTATTAGTAGTTCGCCCTGGAGTAGTAAATTCTGCTAGTGCTACCACTGCTAAAGAATTTCTAGAGCATTCCGGTCAAAATGTTCTAGGTTTAGTGATTAACGGCATGAGTTCTGACAATAATCATTACAGTTCTTACACTGTAAAAGATTACTACAATGGTGAAGATTTGAAACTATCTAAAACCTTAGCACTCAACTCTAGAAAAAATTTGGGTAATTCTTAA
- a CDS encoding glycosyl hydrolase family 28-related protein: protein MSSKINFQKIVGQSIAIILIHGCIAVQQCIAQPLPANSGIINVKDYGAKGDSITDDTQAIQTAIQSVNRNNSKHVTIYFPNGTYVVSNSLKWLDSQGKWWPYLSFEGESQAKAIIKLKNYAPGYNDPNYAKAVIITGSQNPKLDGGGNEGFRNSIYDLTVDTGIGNLGAIGIDYIANNKGAIRDVIIRGQGKYGLNLSREWPGPNLIKNVIIDGFDYGIASLNHYQYGITFEHITLTNQKLAGITNKNNVLSIRGLTSINSVPVIQNTSKYGFVTLLDSKFSGGLSTVSAVENTGTLYARNITTTGYQSAIKNKGVVLAGTTVAEFASTPFQSLFSSPQTSLNLPIADPPSFSEDVSQWVSVTAFGAKPDDNNDDTAAIQRAIDSGKSTVYFPTGVYNISSTLRIRNNVRKLMGMESFLKPRVNQIMPSPAIRFEPGNYDGVTVERLNVKGVWEHSSPQTLVLRDCAYGSYQGSVGAGSLFGENVMIGKWQFSPGQKVWLRQLNTEFTNATRLINNGAKLWILGIKTEDPYTVIETKGGGQTEVLGGLLYPGHGNVVPTTDVALVNNESQVSFVYATAADATNQDYTIHVQTTKNGVTKTLRKSAVPSRGNGSVILYRD from the coding sequence ATGAGCAGTAAAATTAACTTTCAAAAAATAGTCGGGCAATCTATAGCAATAATACTTATTCATGGATGTATAGCTGTACAGCAATGTATTGCCCAGCCATTACCTGCAAACTCTGGCATTATTAATGTCAAAGATTATGGTGCAAAAGGCGATAGTATTACTGATGACACGCAAGCGATTCAAACAGCAATTCAATCAGTAAATCGTAATAACTCCAAACACGTAACAATCTATTTTCCTAATGGTACTTATGTAGTTAGCAACTCACTAAAATGGTTAGATAGCCAAGGAAAATGGTGGCCGTATCTAAGTTTTGAAGGTGAAAGTCAGGCTAAAGCAATTATTAAATTAAAGAATTATGCTCCTGGATACAATGATCCAAATTATGCCAAAGCTGTTATTATTACCGGTTCGCAAAATCCTAAATTAGATGGTGGTGGCAACGAGGGATTTCGTAATTCTATTTACGATCTAACTGTAGATACGGGAATTGGTAATTTGGGAGCAATAGGAATCGATTATATTGCCAATAATAAAGGGGCGATTCGTGATGTAATAATTCGCGGACAGGGGAAATACGGTTTAAATTTGTCAAGAGAATGGCCCGGACCAAACTTAATTAAAAATGTCATTATTGATGGTTTCGACTATGGGATTGCCTCTCTTAATCATTACCAATATGGGATTACTTTTGAACACATTACTTTAACAAACCAAAAGTTGGCTGGAATTACTAATAAAAATAATGTGTTATCTATCCGGGGCTTGACAAGCATTAATTCTGTCCCAGTAATTCAAAATACATCCAAGTATGGTTTTGTGACCCTACTTGATAGCAAATTCAGTGGTGGTTTGTCAACAGTTAGTGCCGTAGAAAATACTGGTACGCTTTATGCACGAAATATAACAACTACAGGTTATCAATCAGCCATCAAGAACAAAGGCGTTGTCTTGGCAGGTACAACGGTTGCTGAATTTGCTTCTACTCCGTTCCAAAGTTTATTTTCATCACCGCAAACATCTTTAAATCTCCCAATCGCAGATCCGCCCTCATTTTCTGAAGATGTCAGTCAATGGGTGAGTGTAACAGCCTTTGGCGCAAAACCTGATGATAACAACGATGATACGGCAGCAATCCAAAGAGCAATAGATTCAGGTAAATCAACGGTTTACTTTCCTACAGGAGTTTATAACATCAGTAGTACCTTGCGCATCCGCAATAATGTTAGAAAGCTGATGGGGATGGAGTCGTTTTTGAAGCCGAGAGTAAATCAGATTATGCCTAGCCCAGCCATCCGATTTGAGCCAGGTAATTATGATGGTGTAACAGTCGAACGCCTTAATGTTAAAGGTGTGTGGGAGCATTCATCTCCCCAAACATTAGTTTTGCGTGATTGCGCTTATGGTAGTTATCAAGGTAGCGTGGGTGCAGGTTCGCTGTTTGGCGAAAATGTCATGATTGGTAAGTGGCAGTTTTCGCCAGGTCAAAAAGTTTGGCTACGACAGTTAAATACAGAGTTTACAAATGCGACTCGGCTAATCAATAACGGAGCCAAGTTGTGGATATTAGGGATTAAAACCGAAGATCCCTATACCGTTATAGAAACAAAAGGAGGGGGACAAACAGAAGTATTGGGTGGTTTACTATATCCTGGTCATGGTAATGTCGTTCCTACTACTGACGTAGCTTTAGTTAACAATGAATCTCAAGTTTCTTTTGTTTACGCAACCGCCGCCGATGCGACGAATCAAGATTATACGATCCATGTTCAGACAACAAAAAACGGAGTCACAAAAACTTTAAGAAAAAGTGCTGTTCCCTCTCGTGGTAATGGCTCTGTTATTTTATATCGTGACTAA
- a CDS encoding glycosyltransferase family 4 protein has translation MPHSKDLLVVSPVPSHPQDAGNKKRIYSLFKFLQTKSFKIHYLLYDVHGNGYTCDESTYDAMSAEWDYFDFLLPSSDRHKGFGNLRTKLLNSPRYSAIASKGIYLPIQYKIDDWCSDALINFVNWKCKNFAISTVFVEYVFLSKLLEFLPANIFKVIDTHDVFANRNLYMFKNTINSRFFTTSPKEEIKGLNRSNLVIAIQEEEKKYFEERTTSEVIELTHLEEEKFIYKQYNSLTSVGIIASSNPINVRSVQSFLDLIVETKNLSSIKIYIAGSVSGKISCSLPNVVILGQIDYLEHFYNLADLYINPMIVGTGIKIKTLEAFSYGVPLLSTEIGSVGTGSTYKFHNFPNLKELINHLDNLYVNQTSLESYQEASKACFLSYRKNLNLQLNSLLARLDR, from the coding sequence ATGCCTCATTCCAAAGACTTACTTGTAGTTAGTCCAGTTCCATCCCATCCGCAGGATGCAGGTAATAAAAAACGAATTTACAGTCTTTTTAAGTTTCTTCAAACAAAATCTTTTAAAATTCATTATTTATTGTACGATGTCCATGGCAATGGCTATACTTGCGACGAGTCAACCTACGACGCTATGAGCGCAGAATGGGATTATTTTGATTTCCTTCTCCCTAGTAGCGATCGCCATAAAGGTTTTGGGAATTTAAGAACAAAACTTCTCAATTCTCCCCGTTATTCTGCTATTGCCTCAAAAGGTATTTATCTTCCCATACAGTACAAAATTGATGACTGGTGCAGTGATGCTTTGATTAATTTTGTAAATTGGAAGTGCAAAAATTTTGCTATCTCAACAGTTTTTGTAGAGTATGTTTTTTTAAGCAAGCTACTTGAATTTTTACCCGCCAATATATTCAAAGTTATAGATACTCATGATGTGTTTGCCAATAGAAATCTTTATATGTTCAAAAATACAATTAATTCAAGATTTTTCACCACCTCACCCAAAGAAGAAATAAAGGGACTTAACAGATCAAACTTGGTTATAGCTATACAAGAAGAAGAAAAAAAATACTTTGAAGAACGCACTACTTCAGAAGTTATTGAATTAACTCATTTAGAAGAAGAAAAGTTTATTTATAAGCAATATAACTCTCTAACTTCTGTCGGCATAATTGCAAGTTCTAATCCTATCAATGTTCGCTCAGTTCAATCATTTTTAGATTTAATCGTTGAGACAAAAAACTTAAGCTCAATAAAAATATATATTGCTGGAAGCGTTTCTGGAAAAATTTCTTGTTCGTTACCTAACGTAGTTATTTTAGGACAAATAGATTATTTAGAGCATTTTTACAATCTTGCAGATTTATATATAAATCCCATGATTGTAGGAACTGGAATTAAAATAAAAACGCTAGAGGCTTTTTCCTATGGTGTTCCCTTACTTTCAACGGAGATCGGCTCTGTTGGTACAGGTAGCACATACAAATTTCATAATTTCCCCAACCTCAAGGAACTAATAAATCATCTAGATAATCTTTACGTTAATCAAACTTCTCTAGAGAGTTATCAAGAAGCATCCAAAGCGTGTTTTCTCAGTTACAGAAAAAATCTCAATTTACAGCTAAATTCTCTTTTGGCGCGTCTGGACAGATAA
- a CDS encoding glycosyltransferase family 4 protein, translated as MDKLEVNPIKQLAQNQSKTNKPKLVLLSRWKFNPYQKLLVEHLAKMGVEIEELNCPTIFLPRLLKHKKPNFVHFHSLHSFFLTSSRLKSLVKLVVFLGQVFALRLIGTKIIWTVHDLKSHSSQYLKIDRFGTTLFMMLTHKIITHYEVAKREVITTLGLKNEDKIFVIPHGNYIDYYENKIDRIEARRALSIPSSSLMFLFLGRIEGYKGVVEMIDAFKQLNNKEAQLVIAGKIETKELENLLKQKIAGEDNIQLISGFVPDKQIQVYMNACDVVEFPYLDILTSGAVLLAMSFGRACIAPRMSCFTEVLDESGAFFYNPDIADGLLQAMDCAIQRQSEVLNMGEHNRQIVEQWSWNYVANKTLQVYQQ; from the coding sequence ATGGATAAGCTGGAAGTAAACCCGATTAAACAATTAGCACAAAATCAGTCCAAAACTAACAAGCCAAAATTAGTTCTGCTGTCTCGGTGGAAATTTAATCCATATCAAAAATTGTTGGTTGAACATTTAGCAAAAATGGGAGTCGAGATAGAAGAGCTTAATTGCCCCACTATTTTTTTGCCAAGATTACTCAAGCATAAAAAACCGAATTTTGTACACTTTCACTCACTACATTCATTTTTCTTGACTTCAAGTAGACTTAAGTCCCTAGTCAAGTTAGTTGTATTCCTTGGCCAAGTGTTTGCTTTGCGGTTGATAGGCACAAAGATTATTTGGACAGTACACGACCTTAAAAGTCACAGCAGCCAATACTTAAAAATAGATCGGTTCGGAACTACACTTTTTATGATGCTTACTCATAAAATCATTACTCACTACGAAGTGGCAAAGCGCGAGGTTATTACAACATTAGGGTTGAAAAATGAAGACAAAATATTTGTAATTCCACACGGCAATTATATAGACTATTATGAAAATAAAATTGATCGTATTGAAGCGCGAAGAGCTTTAAGTATTCCATCTTCGAGCTTAATGTTTTTATTCTTAGGTCGGATTGAGGGCTATAAGGGAGTTGTAGAAATGATTGATGCCTTCAAGCAGTTGAATAATAAAGAGGCGCAACTCGTAATTGCTGGCAAAATAGAGACTAAAGAATTAGAAAATCTGCTTAAGCAGAAAATAGCAGGGGAGGACAATATTCAATTGATATCTGGCTTTGTACCTGACAAACAAATCCAAGTATATATGAATGCTTGTGATGTGGTTGAGTTTCCGTATTTAGACATTTTGACATCTGGTGCGGTACTTCTAGCCATGTCTTTTGGTAGAGCTTGTATTGCGCCGCGTATGTCCTGTTTCACAGAGGTATTAGATGAGTCAGGAGCATTTTTTTACAATCCAGATATTGCCGATGGTTTATTGCAAGCAATGGATTGCGCAATCCAACGCCAAAGTGAAGTGCTAAATATGGGTGAACATAATAGGCAAATAGTTGAACAATGGAGTTGGAATTATGTTGCAAATAAAACCCTGCAAGTATATCAACAATAA
- a CDS encoding glycosyl hydrolase family 28-related protein, producing the protein MFKLWLLTFSLLLVSAVVVTHNKIEQITNNSEPISNSNPAGKIGKANSKIVQQLKPDLQFPPDAGIFNVTDYEAKPNDGVDDTANIQLAIATALKSKSRYSALPFIYFPKGTYNISNQLESRIGSGGWSDGWRAGMILMGESSHGTVIKLANDLVAFSNPKKPLAVIKTGSEKDTKSNPSGAGNRAFRHSIYNLTIDVGRGNYGAVGIDYLANNRGAIEDVNIRSEKGEGYAGILMKRYAPGPALVKNTSIEGFDYGVWIDNYEYSMTFEHLRLKNQKIAGIFNQENVLNIRDLVSNNSVPAIESVSSNGQITLLDSNFNGGAANNAAIATKGKIFIRNITSTGYGKVVDDRTKANRDIPTNALTTEVEEYTSKKVASLSDSPGRSLLLPIEETPEFHSNDFRQWKNVVSGGATPDDRSNDDAQAIQAAIDSNHAIVYLPRGQYHVGQTIILRGKVRKFLGMQASLTKKKGFKGNTLIRFEGNSTNPTILEHLRIGGIVEHASPQTLAMRHIDIGGYRNTSNGTGKLFVEDAIGSPYQINSPQKVWARQLNAEFGKVPLVQNHGGTVWILGMKTEGKVTAIETVGGTTELLGALLYPLHNVPASIPAFINDEGRLAVSYAISGQKYAVQVKERRRGQWRQLASKNVPSRGEGASVPLYTGFIADKK; encoded by the coding sequence ATGTTTAAGTTATGGTTGCTAACTTTTAGTCTATTGCTAGTAAGTGCTGTGGTGGTGACGCACAATAAAATTGAGCAGATAACCAATAACAGCGAGCCTATCAGCAACTCTAATCCGGCGGGAAAAATAGGAAAAGCAAACAGTAAGATTGTCCAGCAACTAAAGCCAGACCTCCAATTCCCCCCTGATGCGGGCATTTTCAACGTGACGGATTATGAAGCCAAGCCTAACGATGGCGTAGACGACACAGCGAATATCCAATTAGCGATCGCTACGGCACTAAAATCTAAATCACGCTACTCGGCTTTACCATTTATTTATTTTCCTAAAGGCACGTACAACATTAGTAATCAACTAGAAAGCCGTATTGGGAGCGGCGGCTGGAGCGATGGGTGGCGAGCGGGAATGATTTTGATGGGAGAAAGTAGTCATGGAACAGTAATCAAGCTAGCAAACGATCTTGTCGCTTTCTCCAATCCCAAAAAACCCCTTGCAGTAATCAAAACTGGTTCTGAGAAAGATACCAAATCTAACCCTAGCGGCGCTGGCAACCGGGCTTTTCGCCATTCAATTTACAACTTGACAATCGACGTAGGGCGCGGCAACTACGGAGCAGTAGGCATTGATTATCTCGCCAATAACCGGGGTGCGATTGAAGACGTTAACATTCGTTCAGAGAAGGGCGAAGGCTACGCCGGAATATTAATGAAACGTTATGCCCCAGGCCCAGCACTGGTGAAAAACACCAGTATTGAAGGTTTTGATTATGGCGTATGGATCGACAATTACGAGTACAGCATGACCTTTGAACACTTAAGGTTAAAAAATCAAAAGATTGCTGGCATCTTTAATCAAGAAAACGTTTTGAACATTCGAGATTTAGTCAGTAATAACTCAGTACCAGCCATTGAGTCTGTTAGTAGTAATGGTCAAATTACGCTTTTAGATAGCAATTTCAATGGCGGTGCAGCTAATAACGCCGCGATCGCCACTAAGGGCAAAATATTTATCCGTAATATTACTAGCACTGGCTATGGAAAGGTTGTTGACGATCGCACCAAAGCCAACCGAGATATCCCTACCAATGCCTTAACGACCGAAGTGGAGGAATACACCTCCAAAAAAGTAGCAAGTTTGTCTGATAGCCCAGGGCGATCGCTTTTGTTGCCGATTGAGGAGACACCAGAGTTTCATAGCAATGACTTCCGCCAGTGGAAGAACGTTGTATCTGGCGGCGCTACCCCCGATGATCGCTCAAACGATGATGCCCAAGCAATTCAAGCCGCCATCGACTCCAATCACGCGATCGTCTATCTGCCCAGAGGTCAATATCATGTGGGACAAACAATTATTCTCCGAGGCAAAGTCCGTAAGTTCCTAGGTATGCAAGCATCACTTACAAAGAAAAAGGGCTTTAAAGGTAATACATTAATTCGCTTTGAAGGCAACAGCACTAATCCCACCATTCTCGAACATTTACGGATTGGTGGGATTGTCGAACACGCTTCCCCCCAAACCTTGGCGATGCGACACATAGATATTGGCGGCTACCGCAACACTAGCAACGGTACAGGCAAGTTATTTGTAGAAGATGCGATCGGCTCTCCTTATCAAATCAACAGTCCCCAAAAGGTTTGGGCGCGTCAACTTAACGCCGAGTTTGGCAAAGTACCATTAGTTCAAAATCACGGTGGAACTGTTTGGATTTTAGGCATGAAGACCGAAGGCAAGGTGACGGCGATCGAAACCGTAGGTGGCACAACAGAGTTATTGGGAGCGCTATTATACCCGTTGCATAACGTCCCTGCCAGCATACCCGCCTTCATTAACGATGAGGGGCGCTTGGCGGTCAGCTATGCTATAAGTGGGCAAAAGTACGCAGTCCAAGTAAAAGAGCGTCGGCGCGGTCAGTGGCGGCAACTTGCTAGTAAAAACGTTCCTAGTCGGGGAGAAGGGGCAAGCGTACCTTTGTATACAGGCTTTATTGCGGATAAGAAGTAA
- the hepA gene encoding heterocyst formation ABC transporter subunit HepA: MSLKLPIWLSQLMKATSFWRDNHLILREFKYFRKIAVLALVFSLLSAIFEGFTIGLISVFLRSFTNPDIPPLQTGISWFDIWVLGTNASFTSRLYRLGLLVFIAVWLRSGFVYLGNLYIKLSELYLGDRLRKSLFNQLQKLSLSYFAKKRSGELFHSINNEINQIKTACNVAAAFIAKGLTLFVYVVAMFWISWQLTIISVLLFSLLAASLSTLVKWVREVSFEISKAGSHFSSVSMEFITGIRTVKAFATQDFEQRKFYQACEQVEKANIKAAAAGSMVQPITEGVAATILLVIVVLAVTITGENGRLQIASLLTFLFVLLRLGPLVSQLNGSWARLNSFQGSLENIQNLLRTDDKIYLHNGNVEFNRLKKTIDFVGVDFGYDMENMILRNINLTIKQGEMTALVGASGAGKSTLVDLIPRFYDPVKGEILIDGVDLCKLNIKSLCQKLAIVSQDTFIFNDSVKNNIAYGSEEADEKAIIEAAQLANALEFISEMPDGFDTQLGDRGVRLSGGQRQRIAIARALLRNPDILILDEATSALDSVSERLIQASLEKLAVGRTVIAIAHRLSTIIRADKVVVLEQGQIVEQGTYQELLEQRGKLWKYHQMQYEVGKVS, encoded by the coding sequence ATGAGTCTCAAACTCCCCATTTGGCTATCCCAACTAATGAAGGCTACGAGTTTTTGGCGAGATAACCATCTGATTTTACGAGAGTTTAAGTACTTTCGTAAAATTGCTGTCCTAGCTTTAGTATTTTCATTGTTGTCAGCAATTTTTGAAGGTTTTACCATTGGATTAATCTCAGTTTTCTTGAGAAGTTTTACCAATCCTGACATCCCACCTCTACAGACAGGGATTAGTTGGTTTGATATTTGGGTTTTGGGAACAAATGCCTCTTTTACAAGTCGGCTTTACCGCCTAGGCTTGCTTGTGTTTATAGCAGTTTGGTTGCGTTCTGGCTTTGTATATTTAGGAAACTTATACATCAAACTATCGGAACTGTACTTGGGAGATCGTTTGCGGAAAAGCTTATTCAATCAGTTGCAAAAACTAAGTTTAAGCTATTTTGCCAAAAAACGTTCCGGGGAACTGTTTCATAGCATTAATAACGAAATCAACCAAATAAAAACAGCTTGTAACGTAGCGGCGGCTTTTATTGCCAAGGGTCTAACATTATTTGTGTACGTAGTTGCAATGTTTTGGATATCTTGGCAGCTAACTATTATATCGGTACTGTTATTTAGTCTACTAGCAGCAAGCCTTTCTACTTTGGTGAAATGGGTGCGGGAAGTTAGCTTTGAAATATCCAAAGCTGGCAGTCATTTTAGTTCGGTGTCAATGGAATTTATTACTGGCATTCGCACAGTTAAAGCCTTTGCAACTCAAGATTTTGAGCAAAGAAAATTTTATCAAGCTTGCGAACAGGTCGAGAAGGCAAATATTAAAGCAGCCGCCGCAGGTTCAATGGTTCAGCCTATCACCGAGGGAGTAGCTGCCACAATTTTGTTGGTCATAGTTGTACTAGCGGTAACAATTACTGGGGAAAATGGGAGGCTGCAAATAGCTTCTTTGTTAACATTTTTGTTTGTGCTGCTACGCTTAGGCCCGTTGGTGTCGCAATTAAATGGATCTTGGGCAAGACTTAATAGTTTTCAAGGCTCTTTAGAAAATATTCAAAACCTTCTTAGGACAGATGACAAAATCTATTTGCACAACGGTAACGTTGAGTTTAATAGGTTGAAAAAAACTATCGATTTTGTGGGGGTAGATTTTGGTTATGACATGGAAAACATGATTCTAAGAAATATTAACCTCACTATCAAGCAAGGAGAAATGACCGCTTTAGTGGGAGCCTCTGGGGCTGGAAAATCAACTTTAGTAGACTTGATTCCACGATTTTACGATCCTGTAAAAGGTGAAATTCTGATTGATGGAGTCGATCTATGCAAGTTAAACATCAAATCTCTATGTCAAAAACTAGCGATTGTTAGTCAAGATACATTTATTTTCAACGATTCTGTTAAAAATAATATTGCTTACGGTTCGGAGGAGGCGGATGAAAAGGCAATTATAGAAGCAGCGCAGTTAGCTAACGCCCTAGAATTTATTTCAGAGATGCCTGATGGTTTTGACACCCAACTAGGAGATCGGGGAGTTCGGTTATCTGGAGGTCAGCGTCAGCGCATTGCGATCGCCCGCGCTTTGCTGCGCAATCCAGACATTCTCATTTTGGATGAAGCCACCAGTGCGCTAGATTCTGTTTCCGAACGATTGATTCAAGCATCTTTAGAAAAGCTGGCGGTAGGTCGAACTGTAATTGCGATCGCCCATAGACTGTCTACAATTATTCGCGCCGATAAAGTAGTAGTGCTAGAACAAGGTCAGATTGTAGAACAGGGGACGTATCAAGAGCTACTAGAACAGCGTGGCAAGCTGTGGAAGTACCACCAAATGCAGTATGAAGTAGGAAAAGTAAGTTAA